Within the Rhizobium favelukesii genome, the region GGCAAGCGGCGATCTGCCGAGTGAAGCCGACGTGATGAGCCGCCTGCGTATCATCAAGCGCAAGGTCGCCTTCCTTGTCGCCATGGCAGACCTCGCCCGGATATTCGATGGTCGCGCGACCACGGCTTGGTTGAGCCAGCTTGCGGAAGCGTCTGTCGGTGCGGCGATAGATCACCTGCTGCTTGCCGCCCACGACGGGGGCAAGGTCACGCTAAAGGATGTCTCCGCTCCCAGCGAGGGCTCGGGGCTGATCGTCCTCGGCATGGGCAAGCTCGGCGCTTCCGAACTCAACTACTCGTCCGATATCGATCTCGTCGTATTCTTCGACGAAGAGGCGGGGATCATCCCGGATCCGGACGACGCGATCGAAATCTTCCCGCGGCTGATGCGACGGCTGGTGCGGATCATGCAGGAGCGTACGGCGGATGGATATGTCTTCCGGACCGACCTGCGGCTGCGGCCCGATCCAGGATCAACGCCGCTTGCCATTCCCGTCGACGCGGCGATGATCTACTATGAGGGCAGGGGGCAGAACTGGGAGCGTGCCGCCTTCATCAAGGCGCGCGCCGTCGCTGGCGATATCCTGGCCGGCGAGGAATTCCTGCGCGGGCTCGTTCCGTTCGTCTTTCGCAAGTATCTCGACTACGCCGCCATCGCCGATATCCATTCCATCAAGCGCCAGATCCATGCCCACAAGGGGCATGGCGCGATTGCGGTCAAGGGCCACAACGTCAAGCTCGGTCGCGGCGGCATCCGCGAGATCGAGTTCTTCGCGCAGACACAGCAGCTGATCGCTGGCGGCCGGATGCCGGCACTTCGTTGCCGCGGCACCGAGGAGACGTTGGCGGAGCTGACAAAGGCGAAATGGATTGACGAGGAAACGCGGGACGAGCTGACCGAGGCCTATTGGTTCCTTCGCGATGTCGAGCATCGAATTCAAATGGTGCACGACGAGCAAACACATCTTCTGCCCGAGACTGAAACCGATCTGAAGCGCATCGCCTTCATGATGGGGTTCGACGATACGCCGAGTTTTGCCGCGCGCTTGGTCGAGGTCTTCAAAACAGTCGAGCGACGCTATGCTCGCCTGTTCGAACAGGAGACGAAGCTTTCAACGGAAACCGGCAATCTGGTTTTTACCGGACAGGCCGATGACCCCGATACGCTGAACACGCTTCGCAAGCTAGGCTTCGAACGACCCTCCGATATCTCCCGTGTCATCCGCACGTGGCATTACGGTCGCTACAAGGCGACGCAGTCCGTGGAGGCGCGCGAGCGCCTGACCGAACTGACGCCGGAACTGCTGCGCGTGTTCGGCCAAAGCAACCGCGCCGATGAGGCGATCCTGCGGTTCGACAGCTTTCTCTCGGGCCTGCCCGCAGGCATTCAATTGTTTTCGCTCCTCGGCAGCAACCCGGCGCTCCTATCGCTGATCGTCAACATCATGTCCTCTGCACCGAAGCTGGCCGAGGTGATTGCCGCCAAGCCGCATGTTTTCGACGGCATGCTCGATCCCGGCCTGATGGCGGAATTGCCGACGCGCGCCTATCTCGCCGAACGCATTGGCGGCTTTCTCGCACCCGCACGGTACTATGAGGAGGTGCTGGATCGATTGCGCATCTTCGCTTACGAACAGCGCTTCCTCATCGGCATCCGGCTGTTGACCGGCGCGATCCGGGGCGCCATGGCTGGCCGCGCCTTCACGCATCTGGCCGATCTCGTCCTCGAAGCGGCACTCGATGCCGTCATGAAGGAGATCAGGGCGGCACATGGCGATTTTCCGGGCGGCCGCGTGGCTGTCGTCGGCATGGGCAAGCTCGGGAGCTTCGAACTCACTGCCGGCTCTGACATCGATATCATCTTGCTCTACGACTACGACGATGAAGCCGCCGAATCCTCCGGCCCCAAGCCTCTCGACGCGACGCGCTATTTCACCCGCGTCACGCAGCGGCTGATCTCGGCGCTCTCGGCGCCGACTGCGGAGGGCGTACTCTATGAGGTCG harbors:
- a CDS encoding bifunctional [glutamine synthetase] adenylyltransferase/[glutamine synthetase]-adenylyl-L-tyrosine phosphorylase, which codes for MLTSSRHSLVEVADGLLKPLNKSELKLAQADLQRIGKSEPDVAEMLKAEGGFRDFITAALTLSPYLRDIANIDTAILATAISEPLEPRIEALIAEARACWKPTASGDLPSEADVMSRLRIIKRKVAFLVAMADLARIFDGRATTAWLSQLAEASVGAAIDHLLLAAHDGGKVTLKDVSAPSEGSGLIVLGMGKLGASELNYSSDIDLVVFFDEEAGIIPDPDDAIEIFPRLMRRLVRIMQERTADGYVFRTDLRLRPDPGSTPLAIPVDAAMIYYEGRGQNWERAAFIKARAVAGDILAGEEFLRGLVPFVFRKYLDYAAIADIHSIKRQIHAHKGHGAIAVKGHNVKLGRGGIREIEFFAQTQQLIAGGRMPALRCRGTEETLAELTKAKWIDEETRDELTEAYWFLRDVEHRIQMVHDEQTHLLPETETDLKRIAFMMGFDDTPSFAARLVEVFKTVERRYARLFEQETKLSTETGNLVFTGQADDPDTLNTLRKLGFERPSDISRVIRTWHYGRYKATQSVEARERLTELTPELLRVFGQSNRADEAILRFDSFLSGLPAGIQLFSLLGSNPALLSLIVNIMSSAPKLAEVIAAKPHVFDGMLDPGLMAELPTRAYLAERIGGFLAPARYYEEVLDRLRIFAYEQRFLIGIRLLTGAIRGAMAGRAFTHLADLVLEAALDAVMKEIRAAHGDFPGGRVAVVGMGKLGSFELTAGSDIDIILLYDYDDEAAESSGPKPLDATRYFTRVTQRLISALSAPTAEGVLYEVDMRLRPSGNKGPVATRIKSFEKYQRDEAWTWEHMALTRARLVCGDRELIGEAERIIAEVLFAKTDSEKIAKDVSEMRALIEQEKPPAGIWDLKLIPGGLIDIEFIAQYLRLVASTKGISVEGDDFNTAGQVKLIGVELMDRDDMELCLAALSLYTDISQLIRLCIDGLFDPKEAPAGLTDLVSRAGDCPDIKTLEGEIKRLSKAVRKIFQTVVKS